The Urocitellus parryii isolate mUroPar1 chromosome 6, mUroPar1.hap1, whole genome shotgun sequence genome includes a window with the following:
- the Arfrp1 gene encoding ADP-ribosylation factor-related protein 1 isoform X4, whose product MYTLLSGLYKYMFQKDEYCILILGLDNAGKTTFLEQSKTRFNKQYKGMSLSKITTTVGLNIGTVDVGKTRLMFWDLGGQEELQSLWDKLLWWTLHRHQGLYSLCLLLASAPGPVSMLSTSWHTCISGHDFSHKQGFLTWPEVCCICWRANVPFPSHWLSLSHSSCAW is encoded by the exons ATGTACACACTGCTGTCCGGGCTGTACAAGTACATGTTCCAGAAGGATGAGTACTGCATCCTGATCCTGGGCCTGGACAACGCCGGGAAGACG aCCTTCCTGGAGCAGTCGAAAACCCGGTTTAACAAGCAGTACAAGGGCATGAGTCTATCTAAAATCACTACCACCGTGGGTCTAAACA TTGGTACTGTAGATGTGGGAAAGACTCGCCTCATGTTCTGGGACTTAGGAGGACAGGAAGAGCTGCAGTCCTTGTGGGACAAG CTGCTCTGGTGGACCTTACATAGGCACCAAGGCCTCTACTCCTTGTGCCTGCTGCTTGCCTCTGCTCCAGGCCCTGTGTCCATGCTGTCCACAAGTTGGCACACATGCATCTCAGGCCACGACTTCTCACACAAGCAG GGCTTTCTTACATGGCCAGAGGTGTGTTGCATCTGTTGGAGAGCTAATGTGCCATTCCCATCTCACTGGCTGTCTCTGAGTCATTCATCTTGTGCGTGGTAG